TCCCCAAGGTCACAACCTGAGGCATGAATACACCAAACAGCTATTATAAGAGCAATTACAATccatatgaaaacatgaaaaatattgaaatcacATCTTTAAAACGGAGCGATTATAATCGATAGGAAGTTCATGTCCTCATTTCCCTTATTGGTGttatcttttttctcctttGTGGATGTTTTCTGTGGCATGAAGAGTATGGAACTGCAACATCTGAAATGGTTTCCTTGAGATTTGCAATAGAAGATTTTGCCTGGGATTATTCATATTGAACCCCAGCCACCACCTCCTGGGGTCAGAATCTGAAGTATTTCACCGGCCTGCACCTCAATTGTGTTTTTTCCACCAACATATACCTTCCTTTTATCTTTTGTGATGAGGAAATTAGCGCCTCGAGCCCCATCTTTTCCACCCATCAAACCCCTTGGCGCATGCACACGCCTTTCTGATAGGATACTCACAATGACTGACCGCTTGAATTCTATCTCCCTGATAATGCCATCACCTCCTTTATGTTGTCCAGCACCACCACTATTCTCTCTTATTCCAAACTTATGCAATATAACTGGGTATCTTTGCTCAAAGATCTCTGGATCTGTCATGCGAGTGTTGGTCATATGGCACTGGACCGCACTCGTACCATCCCAAGTAGGTCCAGCCCCACTTCCACCTCCAATTGTTTCATAGTAACCAAAAGTGTCATCCCCAAAGGTGAGATTATTCATGCAACCCTGTGAACAAGCACAAGCTTGGAATGCAGTGAGAATGACATCGGTGACCCTCTGTGATGTAAGGACGTTACCACCAACCACGGCAGCCTTGTCACTTGGAGAGAGAAATGAACCAGGAGGTATATAAATCTTTACAGGAGCCAAGCAACCTTGATTGAGAGGAATGTCAACGTTCACCAAACAGCGTACACAATAAATGACTGCAGCAGCTGTCACTGCTTCTGGGGCATTCCAATTACCATAAACTTCTGGGCTGGTCCCGGAGAAATCAAAAAATGCTTCTCCCTTCCGAGAATCTATCGTAAGCTTTAAGTGTATGGAAGACCCGTCATCCATGTAATCTTCCTCTTCGATAGTCACTAAGTCTCCCTCTCCAGACCTTTTTGATTCGGAGGAAACTCTCGCAGCAACAGATTTAAGCATTTCTCTCACTGCTTCTTCGGCATTAGCCTGCACATGGTTCATGTATGCCTGGACAGTTTCCAGACCGTATTGCTCGATAAGCTCATTAATAAGGGTAATACCTCTCTGATTTGCAGCCACTTGTGCGTGAAGGTCAGATAAATTATCCTGAAGCCTGCGCGTTCCTGGAATCTTATGAATTGATTCTTCAGAACAGGGGTAACAAAGAAGTTTGGTGATTCCTTCTTCCTGAAAAATGCCCTTCTCAACAAGCTTGAATGTTTTTATTGCTGCTCCTTCCTCCCATATGAACTTTGAGAAAGGTGGCATACTTCCAGGAGTAATACCTCCAATCTCTGCGTGATGCCCTCTACTTGCGACAAAGAATATCAATCTACCTTTGTTAAAAACAGGTGTAATAACAGTTATATCAGGCAGGTGGCTACCGCCTGCAGAAGGATGATTGGTGACTAAAACATCTCCCTCATTTAGATTATCACCCCAGTACTTCAGCTGCCATCGAACAGTGCTCGACATAGCCCCCAAGTGCACAGGAACATGGGGTGCATTTGCCACAAGCCCACCATCAGGGCCAAAAAGTGCACAAGAAAAGTCTAGCCGCTCTTTAATATTTGTTGATATAGAAGTCCTCTGCAAGGTGCGCCCCATCTGTTCAGCTATTCCCATAAACCGGTTGTTGAAAATTGATAGCTGTACAACATCTGCAACTTTTTCATCTACCTTTGCCGTATTGGAAGTCGACTCTATCTCTATTTTAATGTTGCCATATTTAGTAACAATGGCCTTGCAGTTAGGTTCAACAATGACAGTACTATTGCCATTCATGATAACTGCTGGGCCAGGAATAACATGCCCATATGCCAAATTTTCAAGCTTGAACAAAGGAGTGTCATTCCATCCACTCTCAAAGTATACCTTGTAGTGACTTTCAATTTTAGGGGCACCAGGGGCAGAAGCTAGCGCTCGAGGCTTCAGTATGTTAGTGACTCCAACACCGCGAACCCTAACATCACATATAACTATACTCCTGTTTTGAAGTTTAAATCCATATTCCCTTTGGAACAACTTGACAAATTCAGCAGCATAATCACCTCCTGATCCATCATCATTGATTGGTCTCTTTACCATGATTGCGGTGTCTGTTCCCTCGTACCTTAAGTTTAAGTATGTTTCACTGGTGATAATTGCTTCTCCGAATCCTTGCTCCTGCAGCTTTGACTTCACCTGCTTCAGCAAGATAGTTTCTCTGCGAGAGGCTTCAATCACAGATTCAGGACCATAAACAGCTGAATATGGCTCTTGTGCCTCTTCTACCACATCAGCTAACCCCATACCATATGCACTTAAAATCCCACATAACCTGTGAATAAGAACCTCCTTCATTCCAAGTGATCTAGCAATGGCACAGGAATGTTGAGGACCTGCACCTCCAAAGCAAGCAAGAGCATGGTTGCTTGTTTCATGGCCCTTCATTTCTGTCAATTGTCGTATTGGACGACACATGGTCTCATTGGCAACATTCACAAAGCCTTGTGCAATCTCCTCAACCGTCATGTCCCTCGCAGATGAATCCTGGCTCTTTCTGTAGGAATTGATTTGCCTTGCAAGTTTTTCAAACTCTTCCCTGGTAGCACCAATATCTAATGGCTGGTCTTCATTGGGACCAAAAATGGAAGGGAAAAATTCAGGAATGACATAACCTAAAATAAGATTTGCATCTGTAACTGCTAGTTGCCCTCCTTTCCGGTAACAAACTGGTCCTGGATGTGCACCCACTGAATCTGGTCCCACCCGGAAAGAACCAAACTGAAATTTTAACTTTGATCCACCGCCAGCAGCAACCGTGTTTACATCGAGCTGAGGTGCTTGAATTATTGCACCAGCAACCTGGGTTTCTATAACTTGTTCATAGCTACCAGCATATCGGCTGACATCAGTAGAGGTACCACCCATGTCAAAACCGATTAGGGCCTTGTCTGTTTCAATCCCGAAGAGTGTCTGAGAGTAACCAACTACACCACCAGCAGGACCTGACAAAATTGCTTTGTGGCCTGAAAATCTATGTTCTGGTGCAAGCCCTCCATCCGACTGCATAAATAAAACATTCAATTTCCCTTGTCCTTCATCAAATTTGGACATAAAACCTGACAAGTATTCTTTAATAACGGGAGTCAAATATGCATCTACACTTGCTGTAAAACCTCGAGGAACAGCTCGAACCATAGGAGTTAAAGCAGATGATATAGATACATGCCGGAAACCCAAACTAAGAGCTAACTTTTCCAGAAGTATTTCATGCTCGGGGTAAGTATAAGAGTGAAGCAAAACCACAGCTAAGCAACTAATACCCTTTTGCAGCAAAGCATTCAGTAATGGTTTCAGAGCTTCCTCATCAAGTGGCTTTATTACCTTGACAAGCTCGCCCGAAATACCTTGAACAAGTGATGGAGAAGAGTCCAAATCTACTCCCTCCTTATCAAGAACCAGCTCAACTCTCTCATCAACCTCTACAACCTCTTCATACAGATTCGATGGTTTTGATACAGTGAGGTCAAATATATGTGGACGAGCCTGGTTACCAATCTGGAGCAAATCCCTGAAGCCTCGAGTGACACATAGTGCAATTCTCTCCCCTTTCCTCTCCAACAATGCATTTGTTGCCACAGTTGTACCCATCCTCACCCATTCTATCTTATCGGTAGGAAGCTTCGAACTACGGGGAATTTTCTTTCCCGTAAATTCCTCCAAAATCCTCCTTATTCCTTCAACTGGAGCATCATCATAATTAGAAGGATCAACTGACAACAACTTCATGACTCGGCCTTCTGGTTTTCCAGGAATTTCTGCATACACATCAGTAAAAGTACCTCCTCTGTCGAtacaaaatttgagttttgctTCACTTTGACTCCCCATGCTAAACTACAGGTAGTGCAATCCAAGAAATGACTTGATTATACAGAAGATATTGCAATAACCTGGTATATTGCCAGTAAGAGAGAGTTAAAAAAGGGCTTTGGTCACAAGCATGACAAACTCAATTAGCCAAAGAGTAGTAGCAAAATAAACACAGCACCGCTGCAGACTATGCACCACAAGAAATTGCAAAAAGAGAAGCATCAAACACTTTTCAGAAGGGAATCAATATATGTTTTCAAGTGCTTGAATGTCCACGTTCTTGAATACAAGAATCAACAAATCCAGTAACCATAAGAGGAAATAACCAGGACAGTCCCTTAAGTATGGGCATAGGAATGTTTTGGTCCCTCATAAATACAGCTGAACATAAAACATTACTTATGTTTGCAAAAGTGAACAGCTTTGGTTCAAGCTATAGCAGATTTCTTAAAACTAACAGAAAAAAAGGACGCAAACTAATGTTACCGTCTGTTAAACTAATGTAAAGAAGACTTAGAGAAACCTTTTCCTAAATCTTCTTGTTGTAAAGAGGAAAATCCCTAATTTCTTTTCTTAGCTTTTGACGCCAAAGTGCAGGGATACAgcaaagcaaaaaaaaaaatagcagaaagaaaaactaaaattgtAATATTCTAGTTTAAAGGCACATTAAGGAAAGAAAGCCCATTTACAGCGGGAGAACTTCAACTTCTTCCCAAACTTTCCTTCTTGCACCAGAAACAAAGAAGTATAATGCATCTCAGTCTTCACTGTATGAACAAATCTCTATTTAGTTGCTACAGACCCACTTTCGTAATTGTATGGACGCCAAACACGATTTAATTGAAAGATAATTTCCAAACTAATATACTTAACCTTAAAATTGCACAGATTAAGGCTAGAAGCACAATTTTCCTTCGATTgaacttcaattaatttttattagatCCTTCCATGATCCATTAATGGAATTTATACATCTATCGTTGATTAAGGATCCTTGCTTCTAGACTAGCTGTTTGGTTTCTAGAGACTTTGGGTAGATTGGCTTTGGGAGAAAGAGTGTCGACCAGACCTTTAATTCTCTAGGATTTTGGAAGATTAAGGAGTTAGTGTCTACATATCGGTGTTAGTTTAACTGGGACTTGTCTGTTATATGTTTGAACAAAAGCTATCAACTTTGACAAACATTCAGGATCTTTATGTTCAGCTCTATATACAAAGGATCAAAATATTTctatgttcatactcaaaaggACTATGCTGGTTTTTAgcataaaaagaaaaggaaaagagcATCAAACACTATAACTGAAAGATAAGATGATGTACTTAAGTGCTTGAGTTTCGATATTCTAGCATTTGAGAATCAACAAAGCAAGCAACCCAAAAACAAGAAACTgagaggaaaaagaagaagagcatAAAAGTTACGACTTTTTATTGAAGAGCATCAAACACTATACCTAAGGGAGAAGATATATGAACTCAAGTACTATGAAAACAGCAAGCAACCAAAAACAAGaacatccccccccccccctcccccaacaaaaaaaaaaaaacactacaCATTCAAGTGCTTGAGTTTTGATTTTTAGCATCTGAGAATCAATAAAGCAAGCAACCCAAAAACAAAAATGGATTTTGGGTCTACCTCagcccaaaagctagctcacgAGTCAGAATTGCTCGAGACCGTGTAAGTAGACCACTCAACTCATTAACTAATCAACGTGAGACTTTTTTATTCTTCAACATAAAAaagttatgactttattttatgaagagCATCAAACGCTATAACTAAGGGAGAAGATATATGAAACTCAAGTGACTCAGCATTGATATAGTTCCAAGAATCAAAAACAGCAAGCAACCCAAAAACACAAAAGGTTAGGGGAGATATACACAGTCAAGTGCTtaagttttgataattttgaatCTAAGAATCAATGAAGCaagcaaaacccaaaacaaGAGAAGAAACGAACAAAATCAACATATGGGTTTGCATCAATTCAAGCACTGGAGATGAACAAACAAAAATTAACGGCTGTTAATTTCAAGATAGCTACGACCCATCAAGATTTTCTCAAATTTCAATCAAATCCCAGATGTGTAATGAGATAATTATCACTGAAAAGTAAAAGGGTACCTCAAATTCAACGAAAAGCTGCTTAGTTCTTCGACCTACAACTCCAACAATGATTCGATCATTTGCTGTTGATTACTGTATGAAACTTCGCAGAAAATCGACCgtcatataaattaataaattatataattcGTGATGATGAGGAAAATATATACTACAAATTCCAATGTCGTTTGCTACGTGGGATAAGTCGGATAGAAATCTTTAGattgataattttaatttttaaaaatattatattattatcgtATCAAAATTTAGTATGATTTAGTATTTTaaagttttgagttttgatattttatagTACGGTAACATAATTATTGTTGCCGAATCTATAATAATATAAGTAtgatataatacataaatatgttttttaaattagtttCAGCTGACATTGATGCTATTTAATTTTGGGTATGGATAAACagatatttaaatttgtataaaatcgAACAAGTAGACATATATGTCCTACGTGACATAATACATATAAAATGTCACGTAGGATGTAAATTGTCATTTAGAGCATATATGTTTCcttgtttaattttatacaaatttaagtgtaTTATTTGTTCATATTCAAAATGAGAGAACATAAATGTCAACTAAAAtcaagtttatatatatatataaaagtatcGTTTTGCCCCccaaaaaataagacaaataattATCATCATAGTAGTCATTAATTTTGTAACAATTTATATCTGAACACTCAAcatttatacataaaaagaGTTCTCAAGAAATTATATATTGCATTAAATATTGTAATAAAACTTATTTTTCAGAATTACATCGATTTATTCGAAAGTCTAGAAATACTACGTATTAATTTAGAGGAGAGTGATATTTTATAAACTTGTATAAATCAACAAATATATATCTTTATTATTTACAACTACATATTAATACTGAGTTGCGTCATCTAAATTCCATTAGGCTATCTAGTaatctatcataaaatatattacTAGTCTACTACTAACAATAATTATTCATTAGATTTCTAAATTATATTACAATGATTTTTGAAAACGATTCTCTGATTAACATTTTCTTCATAGTCCCACGAagaactttacatacttattcaaaataagtgaaatcTTCGATCTGTGTATTTGAAAGTtgctcaaataaaaaaaaaatctagtcTAGTCTAAATTCAAGCACGATCAATCCATCTGCTTCTAGGTTCGAAAATGGCACCAAACAAGGGCAACGGGTCTTTCGACCTTCGTTTGGTTTGTATGCAGCATAGATCCATGAGAACGgcttatattaatataaaaaggTTCTACACTAGGGACAACATGTGGCTGTAGTTTAGTGGTAAGAATTCCACGTTGTGGCCGTGGAGACCTGGGCTCGAATCCCAGCAGCCACAAACCCCTTTTATTTTTACACCAACTCTTAAAACGACGCCGTATAACCACCCATACTCTAAAAACGACATCGTTTAACGACCATCACCAGCACTAGGTTAAATAGCTCCAAAAGTCCGATCTTTAAAGTCTTCACTTCTACTCTCAAAGGAAGAAAAATCGAAGATCGTAGCTTTTGGGTTCTTCGAATTCTACACAAATTTTACCCTTTTTACGTATCACTGTAAGTTTGAATCTGtttttttttcagaaataaATAGTACTTTGTTATTGAGCTGATTTTGATAGGCGATTTATCTTTTGGGGTTCAATTGTTTTGTGATTtatctttatttagtgcaatTGAATGcttgatctattttgatttcgGTAATTCGATAAGGAATGAGGTACATTGTATCAGAATAGGGAAAAAGGAGAATTGttcctttattttttgttgttttgttttgtgGGTTTTATGAAGGAGATGGAATTTGTTGAAATATGAAATGAATTATGTAGAAGAAATTAGATTATGGACCAAGGGTTCTGAAGGCTATGAAGATAAAGCAAAATATATAGGGGGGCTATAAGTTCCATTTCTATAGTGCTTTAGGAGTTCTGCAAACAATGGGAAGAGTGTAGTAGGGTTTTGTTTCGTATGATGAAAAAAGAATGCCAAATGTTTGTTTGTAGAAAATGGTAATATCTAAATCATTTTCTGGTGTTCAAATAAACTTTTTTGATAAGTAGAAGGGAAGTAGGAGTAGTTTGGTGGTGGACAATAATGATGTAGTAAGAGTGGGAGAGGGGTGTGTTGGTGGTGTTTGAATACATTTTTGTTGATAAGTAGAAGGGAATTGGGAGTAGTTTGGTGGTGTACGTCTGTACGATGATGATGTAGAGTTGGAAGGGGGTATATTGGTGGTGTTCGATGTTATCTTTGTGAGTTTGAAAGAGTGAAATATTGTGTCAAAATTGGTGGTTTGATATTTAGTTGGAATGAAGAAATCTCTAGAGTATACTGGCTTTATGCACCTCAAAAGATGGAGGCTGCTTTTCCCAATTTGGGTTGATTATTTAACATATGTACtcgtgaaaaaatatttaagccaTTGAAGATAGCTAAAGCAGTTTCTCCAAGAAACCAAATCAATGTTTTTTGATGTGGAAAAGTTTGTTgcatttttcttaatattttagCTTCACTTGGATCATACAGCTCGAATTGCTGGAATAGTTTTAGCATGAATCAGATTTTTCTCAGCACGTGCAATCCGTTACGGGTCCAAAGGAGATGGAGACAATTGGATCAAGATGGGTTTTCAAGCTTTTTGCATTTCAAGGGACAAATTTTCATGTGAATGATCCTAATTAACAACTAAAATCAACTAGTATCCAAACAGGTGCATTGTATTCAAGCTGAAGAATTAGAAATCCATAAGATTAAATCCTTCCATCCATATAGGCCCTGAAATTATTCCAACCCAATAATGTCTGGACACTAAAGATATAAGAATGGAGATTGGAGACCATGTAggataaaagaaaagagagagaagaggatgaggGAATGGGAGTGTTATGTATTTGTTTTAGGATTTGATTGGAAAGAGAAGAAGGTTTGTGTAACGTGACAAAGCTAAGTTTAATTTGGTCATTAGCTTAAACTTTAGAAACAGTTTTGTTAAAGCATGTTTTGAAGGAAAGGGAAAGAAATggaaggagaagagaaaaaaggggcagcccggtgcactaaagctcccgctatgcgcagggtccggggaagggcccgaccacaagggtctattgtacgcagccttaccttgcatttctgtcagaggctgtttccaggcttgaacccgtgacctcctggtcacatggcagcaactttaccagttactctaAGGCTCCCGGAAGGAGAAGAGAAgaactgaaaaaaaaaaaaattaggaaggAGAGAAGAAGAGGAGTAAGCTGAACCTTTTGCTGTTGGTTTGACTTCTAGGAAGAGAAATTAACGCAGAAGAAAAGAGGAGATAGCGTCATGTACCCTAAAAGAAAGAGCTGGCATGTGTTCATTGCCTCCAG
This DNA window, taken from Solanum dulcamara chromosome 3, daSolDulc1.2, whole genome shotgun sequence, encodes the following:
- the LOC129882226 gene encoding 5-oxoprolinase 1-like; the encoded protein is MGSQSEAKLKFCIDRGGTFTDVYAEIPGKPEGRVMKLLSVDPSNYDDAPVEGIRRILEEFTGKKIPRSSKLPTDKIEWVRMGTTVATNALLERKGERIALCVTRGFRDLLQIGNQARPHIFDLTVSKPSNLYEEVVEVDERVELVLDKEGVDLDSSPSLVQGISGELVKVIKPLDEEALKPLLNALLQKGISCLAVVLLHSYTYPEHEILLEKLALSLGFRHVSISSALTPMVRAVPRGFTASVDAYLTPVIKEYLSGFMSKFDEGQGKLNVLFMQSDGGLAPEHRFSGHKAILSGPAGGVVGYSQTLFGIETDKALIGFDMGGTSTDVSRYAGSYEQVIETQVAGAIIQAPQLDVNTVAAGGGSKLKFQFGSFRVGPDSVGAHPGPVCYRKGGQLAVTDANLILGYVIPEFFPSIFGPNEDQPLDIGATREEFEKLARQINSYRKSQDSSARDMTVEEIAQGFVNVANETMCRPIRQLTEMKGHETSNHALACFGGAGPQHSCAIARSLGMKEVLIHRLCGILSAYGMGLADVVEEAQEPYSAVYGPESVIEASRRETILLKQVKSKLQEQGFGEAIITSETYLNLRYEGTDTAIMVKRPINDDGSGGDYAAEFVKLFQREYGFKLQNRSIVICDVRVRGVGVTNILKPRALASAPGAPKIESHYKVYFESGWNDTPLFKLENLAYGHVIPGPAVIMNGNSTVIVEPNCKAIVTKYGNIKIEIESTSNTAKVDEKVADVVQLSIFNNRFMGIAEQMGRTLQRTSISTNIKERLDFSCALFGPDGGLVANAPHVPVHLGAMSSTVRWQLKYWGDNLNEGDVLVTNHPSAGGSHLPDITVITPVFNKGRLIFFVASRGHHAEIGGITPGSMPPFSKFIWEEGAAIKTFKLVEKGIFQEEGITKLLCYPCSEESIHKIPGTRRLQDNLSDLHAQVAANQRGITLINELIEQYGLETVQAYMNHVQANAEEAVREMLKSVAARVSSESKRSGEGDLVTIEEEDYMDDGSSIHLKLTIDSRKGEAFFDFSGTSPEVYGNWNAPEAVTAAAVIYCVRCLVNVDIPLNQGCLAPVKIYIPPGSFLSPSDKAAVVGGNVLTSQRVTDVILTAFQACACSQGCMNNLTFGDDTFGYYETIGGGSGAGPTWDGTSAVQCHMTNTRMTDPEIFEQRYPVILHKFGIRENSGGAGQHKGGDGIIREIEFKRSVIVSILSERRVHAPRGLMGGKDGARGANFLITKDKRKVYVGGKNTIEVQAGEILQILTPGGGGWGSI